Proteins from one Aquicoccus sp. G2-2 genomic window:
- a CDS encoding toll/interleukin-1 receptor domain-containing protein yields MWYTPEQVLALSPIRENVENLAVSQPDLRDVFLCHAWDDRQGSAKELHDLLEARGVRVWFSEKDLGLGVPMMRAIDKGLVNSRVGIVLVTPAMLKRLPAEGVADKELSALLRRERLVPVVHGTTYEELEQVSLLLASRAGLSTAEEPMVEVAKKISELVAI; encoded by the coding sequence GAAAATGTGGAGAACCTTGCAGTCTCGCAACCTGACCTTCGAGACGTGTTCCTCTGCCACGCCTGGGATGATCGGCAAGGCTCTGCCAAAGAATTGCATGATCTGCTAGAAGCTCGCGGCGTTCGAGTGTGGTTTAGCGAGAAAGATCTTGGCCTGGGCGTGCCTATGATGCGCGCGATCGATAAAGGCTTGGTGAATTCTCGTGTTGGCATCGTTTTGGTGACGCCTGCCATGTTGAAACGCCTGCCTGCGGAAGGTGTGGCAGACAAAGAACTTTCTGCACTCTTGAGACGCGAGCGATTGGTCCCCGTTGTTCATGGAACAACGTATGAAGAGCTTGAGCAGGTCAGTTTGTTGTTAGCCTCTAGGGCAGGCCTAAGCACGGCCGAAGAGCCGATGGTTGAGGTTGCGAAAAAAATATCCGAACTGGTCGCCATTTAA